One Sphingobium sp. Z007 genomic region harbors:
- a CDS encoding DedA family protein has product MFDRLIEFLNEAGYLGIAALMFLENVFPPIPSEIIMPAAGFGAGQGRLNLFGVIMAGAGGSVAGALFWYYVGKWIDADRLRRWAERHGRWLTLAPRDIDRVDRWFDRHSGKAVLLGRLVPALRTLISVPAGVFGMSLPRFLLFTTLGTALWTTLLAVAGYLLEGQYRIVAAYLNPITNIIVGLVVAAYLYRVATWRAT; this is encoded by the coding sequence GTGTTCGATCGCCTAATCGAGTTCCTTAACGAAGCCGGCTACCTTGGAATTGCCGCGCTGATGTTTCTTGAAAATGTGTTTCCGCCAATCCCCTCCGAAATCATTATGCCCGCTGCCGGTTTTGGCGCGGGGCAAGGGCGATTGAATCTGTTCGGCGTGATCATGGCCGGCGCGGGCGGCTCGGTCGCGGGCGCGCTGTTCTGGTACTATGTTGGAAAGTGGATTGATGCCGATCGGCTGCGGCGCTGGGCCGAACGGCACGGGCGCTGGCTGACGCTTGCACCACGGGATATCGACCGCGTAGACCGCTGGTTCGATCGACATTCCGGTAAAGCCGTGTTGCTCGGTCGGCTCGTCCCGGCGCTGCGAACGCTGATCTCGGTACCAGCAGGCGTGTTCGGTATGAGTCTACCGCGTTTTCTGCTGTTCACGACGCTTGGGACCGCGCTCTGGACGACACTGTTAGCAGTGGCCGGCTACCTTCTTGAAGGGCAATACCGGATCGTTGCCGCCTACCTGAATCCGATTACCAACATCATCGTCGGGCTGGTGGTCGCCGCATATCTTTATCGTGTGGCGACGTGGCGTGCCACCTAA